In Brachionichthys hirsutus isolate HB-005 unplaced genomic scaffold, CSIRO-AGI_Bhir_v1 contig_1470, whole genome shotgun sequence, one genomic interval encodes:
- the LOC137914745 gene encoding uncharacterized protein has product MRGTTLFALLMGVVLYLVMGALVFRTLEVPNENLAYDDLLTTKQSFLQNKSCITEVDFNELLKGVVSAVEAGLDVVNPPANITSRWTLASAFFFCGTIITTIGFGNLSPQTLYGQLFCVCYALVGIPMFGILLAGVGDHMATVLRRVVGKIETLFLKRKVRPTTVRVISAVLSILIGCLIFLAVPTVVFERAEHWSLLESFYFVVITLTTLGFGDYVAGGGPDGLVYKLLVLLWIVFGLAYFASILTMIGNWLRVLSKRTRAEMEELRAHATDWTQNIQNMSMDFHIPNPLEFNDPFLLQRRRWKRSERRRIRRGAQATLGHWARGGAENGRLPNQWASLFGSMSQLEAHSSCERSAKSRPQVRAAGDRLCPGSKADPAVGLQVEGRPFPPLLPRSFSLPVAHSASELDSTGAALPGGSLSGSESPFDSGSDASSVSSSCFALHSFQPCHAPSRMEEGGVTDMNATRDKTELVSGEEHEYKANQGGKPGAPAAVFPPHFTPFPPFIPSSCHPILLPSAALNIASSANCQLLDFFGENLAYIDESSDTLSDRGLSAASENRRKPQKPKRRSLRRQLSHKWSPLQVRRPDTESPPSNPPTPPPRSSLSDLAPGTQTSSALPL; this is encoded by the exons ATGCGGGGTACCACCCTCTTTGCCCTGTTGATGGGGGTCGTGCTGTATCTGGTAATGGGAGCGCTTGTTTTCCGCACCTTGGAGGTCCCTAATGAGAATTTGGCCTACGACGACCTGCTCACTACCAAGCAAAGCTTCCTGCAGAATAAGTCGTGCATCACCGAGGTGGACTTCAATGAGCTCTTGAAG GGCGTCGTGTCAGCAGTGGAGGCAGGGCTGGACGTAGTCAACCCTCCAGCCAACATCACCAGCCGCTGGACCCTGGCCTCcgccttcttcttctgtggtaccATCATTACTACCATAG GCTTTGGGAACCTGTCTCCTCAGACGTTGTACGGCCAGCTGTTCTGTGTGTGCTACGCCCTGGTGGGCATCCCCATGTTCGGCATCCTGCTCGCTGGCGTGGGCGACCACATGGCCACGGTGCTGCGGAGAGTTGTAGGGAAGATCGAGACGCTCTTCCTG aaGCGTAAAGTCCGGCCGACCACTGTGCGAGTGATCTCAGCTGTTCTCTCCATCCTGATTGGTTGCTTGATCTTCCTGGCTGTGCCGACGGTTGTGTTTGAGAGAGCGGAACACTGGTCTCTCCTGGAGTCCTTCTACTTCGTGGTGATCACGCTCACCACTCTCGGTTTCGGCGACTATGTAGCAG GCGGCGGCCCTGATGGCTTGGTGTACAAGCTGCTGGTGTTGCTGTGGATCGTGTTTGGGCTTGCCTACTTTGCTTCTATCCTCACCATGATAGGCAACTGGCTACGGGTGCTATCTAAGAGGACTCGCGCTGAG ATGGAGGAGTTGAGAGCTCACGCTACCGACTGGACTCAGAACATCCAGAACATGTCCATGGACTTTCACATCCCCAATCCTCTGGAGTTCAACGACCccttcctcctgcagcgccgGCGCTGGAAACGTAGTGAGCGCCGCCGCATCCGTCGGGGAGCCCAGGCCACTCTGGGACACTGGGCTCGAGGAGGAGCTGAAAATGGACGCCTACCGAACCAGTGGGCCAGCCTCTTTGGCTCCATGAGCCAGCTGGAGGCCCATTCGTCTTGTGAGAGGTCAGCAAAATCCAGACCCCAAGTCAGGGCTGCTGGAGATAGATTGTGCCCTGGATCGAAGGCTGACCCTGCCGTGGGTTTGCAGGTGGAGGGCAGGCCATTTCCTCCCCTGCTGCCCCGCTCGTTCTCCCTCCCTGTGGCCCACTCCGCCTCAGAGCTGGACTCGACAGGCGCCGCCTTGCCGGGAGGATCCCTATCTGGATCCGAGTCTCCTTTTGACTCCGGATCAGAtgcctcctccgtctcctcatcCTGCTTTGCCCTCCACAGTTTCCAGCCCTGTCATGCACCcagcaggatggaggagggCGGAGTCACAGACATGAACGCAACACGGGACAAAACTGAACTGGTTTCAGGAGAGGAACATGAATATAAAGCAAACCAGGGGGGCAAACCGGGGGCACCTGCCGCCGTTTTTCCCCCTCACTTCACCCCATTTCCTCCTTTCATTCCCTCTTCTTGCCATCCGATCCTCCTCCCCTCCGCCGCGCTCAACATTGCCTCTTCGGCCAACTGCCAGCTGCTGGATTTCTTTGGCGAGAACTTGGCTTACATCGACGAGTCCTCAGACACTCTGAGCGACCGTGGCCTTTCAGCAGCAAGCGAGAACCGGAGAAAACCACAAAAACCAAAGAGGAGGAGCTTAAGAAGGCAGCTGTCTCACAAGTGGAGCCCCCTGCAGGTGAGGAGGCCCGACACTGAGAGTCCGCCTTCAAACCCCCCCACTCCACCTCCACGCTCTTCTCTTTCAGACTTGGCACCAGGGACCCAAACAAGCTCGGCGCTGCCGCTCTAA
- the LOC137914748 gene encoding transforming growth factor beta-2 proprotein-like, whose amino-acid sequence MWLPRLALLLLLLRFSGVLLVDGINTCQSINLDKQKSRRIEAVRGQILSKLRIRSPPDEDEDEDPPAGAVPPEVMLLYNSTRELQKERARLAEATCERESSEEDYYAKEVQRIDVAPPRSDSNAVQPPAPNRHYRVVRFDVSGVDLTNGTLVKAEFRIFRAPNPQARASEQRVEVYQLLRPDEDSTSTERYIDSRTVQLKAKGAWISVEVTETVKDWVSDPENNVGLKLGVHCPCCTFVPSTNNIVPNKSEELEALFSGVDDERLRQIRKPGQVKGQADFSAKTPHLILTLLPSDRVDNPAKKSRKKRAAASDPTTCSRGSDQGCCLRSLYIDFRRDLNWKWIHEPKGYKANFCAGNCPYLWSANNHYNMILPLYNKLNPEASAAPCCVPQDLEPLTIMYFIGRTPRVEQLSNMVVKSCKCR is encoded by the exons ATGTGGCTCCCGCGCctcgcgctgctgctgctgctgctccggtTCTCCGGCGTGTTGCTGGTGGACGGGATCAACACGTGTCAGTCCATCAACCTGGACAAGCAGAAGTCCCGGCGCATCGAGGCGGTGCGGGGTCAGATCCTCAGCAAGCTGCGCATCCGGAGCCCCccggacgaggacgaggacgaggacccCCCCGCCGGCGCGGTGCCCCCGGAGGTCATGCTGCTCTACAACAGCACGCGGGAGCTGCAGAAGGAGCGCGCGCGTCTGGCCGAGGCCACGTGCGAGCGCGAGAGCAGCGAGGAAGACTATTACGCCAAAGAGGTGCAAAGGATCGACGTGGCGCCCCCCCGCAGCGACTCAA ACGCGGTGCAGCCGCCGGCTCCAAACCGCCATTACAGAGTCGTCCGCTTCGACGTCAGCGGGGTGGACCTGACCAACGGCACCCTGGTCAAGGCCGAGTTCAGGATCTTCAGAGCGCCCAACCCACAGGCCCGGGCCTCGGAGCAGAGGGTGGAGGTCTATCAG CTGCTGAGGCCAGATGAAGACAGCACCTCCACTGAACGTTACATTGACTCCCGTACGGTCCAGCTGAAGGCCAAGGGAGCCTGGATCTCCGTGGAGGTCACGGAAACCGTTAAGGACTGGGTGTCCGATCCGG AGAATAACGTCGGCCTGAAGTTGGGCGTCCACTGTCCCTGCTGCACCTTCGTCCCGTCCACCAACAACATCGTTCCCAATAAGAGTGAGGAGCTGGAGGCTCTTTTTTCAG GCGTGGACGATGAGAGGCTTCGGCAGATTAGGAAGCCCGGCCAGGTTAAGGGCCAGGCGGATTTCAGCGCCAAGACTCCACACCTCATCCTCACCTTGCTGCCCAGTGACAGGGTGGATAACCCCGCCAAGAAGAGCCGCAAGAAGAGGGCTGCTGCCTCAGACCCCACGACCTGCTCCCG TGGTTCGGACCAGGGCTGCTGCCTGCGCTCGCTCTACATCGACTTCAGGCGCGACCTCAACTGGAAATGGATCCACGAGCCCAAAGGCTACAAGGCAAACTTCTGTGCCGGCAACTGTCCTTACCTCTGGAGCGCCAACAACCACTACAACATG ATCCTGCCTCTGTACAACAAGCTGAACCCGGAGGCCTCCGCCGCACCCTGCTGCGTCCCTCAGGACCTGGAGCCCCTCACCATCATGTACTTCATAGGCCGCACGCCACGCGTTGAACAACTGTCCAACATGGTGGTTAAATCCTGTAAGTGTCGCTGA
- the LOC137914758 gene encoding multifunctional methyltransferase subunit TRM112-like protein — protein sequence MKLLTHNMLTSHVKGVTKGYPLLIKATEVKVNEVEFNPQFVIRMIPKLEWSALVQSADELGQRQDLPEELVPEYEKDEDFLKKVHRVLLEVEVIEGCLQCPESGREFPISRGIPNMLLNEDEV from the exons ATGAAGCTGCTCACGCACAACATGTTGACGTCTCACGTGAAGGGAGTCACCAAAGGATATCCGCTCCTCATCAAG GCGACCGAGGTGAAGGTGAATGAGGTCGAATTCAACCCTCAGTTTGTCATCCGGATGATTCCCAAACTGGAATGGAGCGCTCTGGTCCAGTCGGCAGATGAG CTGGGCCAACGGCAAGACCTGCCGGAGGAGTTGGTGCCAGAATACGAAAAAGACGAGGATTTCCTCAAGAAAGTGCACCGAGTTCTATTGGAA GTGGAGGTGATAGAGGGATGCCTGCAGTGTCCCGAATCCGGACGAGAGTTCCCGATCTCCAGAGGAATCCCCAACATGCTGCTGAATGAAGACGAGGTCTAG
- the LOC137914742 gene encoding autophagy-related protein 2 homolog A-like gives MSRWLFPWSGSIKKRACRYLLQHYLGHFLLERLSLDQLGLDLYNGSGVIKEINLDVWAVNELLESLGAPLEMVDGFVSTIAVTIPWQALLTDHCTLEVSGLQITCRPKYRTSGGCDSQGWSSSMTSSIQLAQECLKDPPEASEEPPAPLEGLEMFAQTIETVLRRIKVTFIDTIVRIEHQPLNLETGVALEVHIKRLEYFDEAVREPASQTAVPVDIHQPPAFLHKILQLSAVRLLYDKTGTAQGPPMEQHTESATTSEGEKEEEDEEEDDDDEEEEEEGEEEEEEEVASPQTSPPCAPSQPILIGSCSGFIETTVKIKQNDMLPGPKFELDGKVGCVHMLLSPDQVTHLTDLLAAVCIYTEPETKCGGVHGRPLDSDDLRLIEEDLSKQLGSSPRDGEWDAEPTMEPYITGLENGDMFYSMGPAGMTSSVASARSGSELSDSDMESSTHSLTSFTQPAALSSQPGLVNCPRRYPVAGCLSSLPQSSSWTRGCSRSSQPEQLRPDTLLRLTLGGLTLTLLQEDPPSRPDGTSSLAQASRVFFRELAFFKDSMFSERDFHHLRTGFAKACPYSHLRVTGAAVQVSCEMRSGRRHSRSMSSDLSFSRLELLECLWDDGNPEYSEVLQFQNAGMFTVGSAAKPCAQLHYGLTEKHLRKGKQRLVRRETLVRVELAELSTELDLDILGRLKNLQKAFSHCPTHTAGPGLSETQTCELHSSFTLLSPHAILRLRFPVPDMRPLPKRRPLTQRAVRQETLVLELTELVLKHQEAPDLQREQTYPGQPWTPCLTQLLEASFTDLHGSYEGWEGGSFPCIRVKKNHNSLPRISVRVRGGGAQDPAAGLGGVNLGLIKDLGAAFFESHCEFGDKSSSPFSSNRTMFETEEMVIPADPEEMNQFQAQCVSQCQCAVDISLPLAYILLPSKQAFQSIYNRINNDLLMWEPPPPSANSSNHSRLSHDKFQLCKSAFRLDSDSEEEESPFYLANDSAGRTHQSASNHNLSLLSLTVLINKGRIRARTDRKEDQSHGEIVLDLEGGKIFSVAQHRNDPNLNFLCLESKQVELYHRAVVKYSPIPQRLEMPDFTPPKHLDPTIYPTEVGVSCVGGREGELQMLSTAIKITLDPQRSVKEFLVALQLQGATMRHYMTQTSQSWHEQLVDFLDVIDDPILGYTAPAVITVLHTHLATCAVDYRPLYLPLRVLFTAESFSLSSNIIVDTATFHLRFILDDSALYLSDKCETDSVDLRKDYVCVLDIDLLELAITTWKGSNMGKLSQPLFELRCSNNVVHVHTCADSCAALVNMLQYLVSQGDLHPPPRHTSPTEIAGQKLPMSESPASVLPCPPAETAEINQYDLADALIDTEKSHGEESVDPDSPSRPRGSPVSVYLFPGEASKRKPSLLLGEDSELDGLVTTAMEAQADTMSNEGSEGSTDNDDFCILEAPGMGIPPKDGEPVVTVLTQGPIRVKDSHFSRPRGSSDLLRAPSCFPVPQSRVVLREISVVWHLYGGKDFGSRPMSIHAHTNRGRSRPAGVRASPSRSAPSSRPQNSWRWAGGSGRQHALLMEIQLTKVSFQHESYPVAVAGQDGEGSAATGVGSGPVIEQPLSRQVFIVQELEVRDRLASSQINKFLYLYTSESMPRRAHSNMLTMKALQVCPESGLGGPECCLRVSLLPLRLNIDQDALFFLKDFFSNLASFVNPYLPVESATEVKAEPCQKASEEAESAAGLGPDLTASVETTYSEQSSSSACSTSSSEQPIYFREFRFTSEVPIWLDYHGKHVVIEQGTFAGILIGLAQLNCSELKLKRLCCRHGLLGVDKVIQYAITEWLTDIRKNQLPGLLGGVGPMHSVVQLFHGVRDLFWLPIEQYRKDGRIIRGLQRGAASFGTSTASAALELSNRLVQAIQATAETVYDILSPTPPLTRLAIAEGRAPSSRPRRAAQPADLREGVAKAYDTVREGVIDTAQTLCDVASRGHEQKGLPGAVGGVLRQIPPTVVRPLIVASEATSNLLGGMRNQIKPDARKEDFLKWRIEDSQE, from the exons ATGTCTCGCTGGCTCTTCCCCTGGTCGGGCTCGATCAAGAAGCGGGCCTGTCGGTACCTCTTGCAGCACTATCTCGGCCACTTTCTGCTGGAGCGCCTGAGTCTGGACCAGCTGGGCTTGGACCTGTATAACGGGAGTGGCGTTATCAAAGAGATCAACCTGGATGTCTGG GCCGTCAACGAGCTGCTGGAGTCCCTCGGTGCTCCTCTGGAGATGGTGGATGGCTTTGTGAGCACCATAGCGGTGACCATTCCCTGGCAGGCTCTCCTGACTGATCACTGCACCTTGGAGGTGTCCGGTCTGCAGATCACATGTCGACCCAAGTACCGCACCA GTGGGGGTTGTGATTCCCAAGGCTGGTCATCAAGCATGACCTCCAGCATACAGCTGGCTCAGGAGTGCCTGAAGGACCCCCCGGAGGCGTCTGAGGAGCCGCCTGCCCCACTGGAGGGACTTGAAATGTTTGCACAAACCATTGAGACTG TCCTTCGTCGTATTAAAGTCACCTTCATAGACACTATCGTTCGAATCGAGCACCAGCCCCTCAACCTGGAAACGGGCGTTGCCTTAGAGGTGCACATCAAACG GCTGGAATACTTTGACGAGGCAGTGCGAGAACCAGCCAGTCAGACTGCGGTGCCTGTTGACATCCACCAACCTCCTGCCTTCCTGCACAAGATCCTCCAGCTGAGTGCCGTTCGGTTGCTCTATGACAAAACCGGCACCGCACAG GGTCCTCCTATGGAGCAACACACAGAATCAGCCACAACAagtgaaggagaaaaagaggaggaggatgaagaagaagatgacgatgacgaggaagaggaagaggagggggaagaagaagaagaagaagaagtagcaAGCCCACAGACATCCCCTCCCTGTGCTCCTTCTCAGCCAATCCTCATAGGAAGCTGCTCCGGTTTTATCGAGACCACTGTCAAGATCAAACAGAACGATATGCTACCTGGACcaaag TTTGAATTGGATGGGAAGGTGGGCTGTGTCCACATGCTGCTATCTCCGGATCAAGTCACACACCTGACAGACCTGCTGGCAGCCGTCTGCATCTACACTG AGCCAGAGACTAAGTGTGGCGGAGTACACGGTCGACCATTAGACTCAGATGACCTGCGTTTGATTGAAGAGGACCTCAGTAAGCAGCTGGGCTCCAGTCCAAGAGATGGCGAGTGGGATGCCGAGCCAACTATGGAGCCCTACATCACTGGCCTGGAGAATGGAG ACATGTTTTACTCAATGGGACCTGCTGGGATGACCAGTAGCGTGGCGTCAGCGCGCTCTGGCAGCGAGCTGTCTGACAGTGACATGGAGTCCTCTACACACAGTCTAACCAGCTTCACACAGCCTGCAGCACTCTCCTCACAG CCT GGTCTGGTGAACTGTCCCAGGAGATATCCTGTAGCAGGATGCCTGTCCAGTCTGCCCCAGTCAAGCAGCTGGACTCGAG GTTGCTCCCGCAGCAGTCAGCCAGAGCAGCTGAGGCCAGATACTCTGTTACGACTGACCCTTGGTGGGCTCACCCTAACCCTATTGCAAGAGGACCCGCCCTCTCGGCCTGACGGCACCTCGTCATTGGCTCAGGCATCTCGGGTGTTCTTTCGCGAGCTGGCCTTCTTCAAGGACAGCATGTTCAGTGAAAGAGACTTCCACCATCTGAGAACTGGCTTTGCCAAGGCTTGCCCGTACTCCCACCTCAG AGTGACAGGAGCAGCAGTACAAGTTTCCTGTGAGATGAGGAGCGGAAGACGCCACAGTCGATCCATGTCCTCTGACCTGTCCTTCAGCAGGCTGGAGTTGCTCGAGTGCCTCTGGGACGATGGAAATCCTGAGTACAGCGAG GTGCTTCAGTTCCAGAATGCCGGTATGTTCACAGTTGGATCTGCCGCCAAACCATGTGCCCAACTACACTACGGCCTTACTGAGAAACATCTACGTAAA ggTAAACAGCGGTTGGTACGGAGGGAAACTCTAGTGCGTGTGGAGTTGGCGGAGCTCAGCACTGAACTGGACCTGGACATCCTGGGTCGGCTGAAGAACCTGCAGAAAGCCTTCAGCCACTGTCCCACTCACACGGCTGGACCTGGGCTCTCAGAG ACTCAGACCTGTGAGCTGCACTCCTCCTtcaccctcctctccccccACGCCATACTCAGGCTTCGCTTCCCCGTGCCTGACATGCGGCCCCTCCCAAAACGTCGACCTCTGACGCAGAGGGCAGTGCGGCAGGAGACGTTGGTGCTGGAGCTCACGGAGCTGGTCCTGAAGCACCAGGAGGCCCCGGACCTCCAGAGAGAGCAGACGTACCCGGGACAGCCTTGGACTCCATGCCTCActcagctgctggaggcctCCTTCACAGATCTGCATG GGTCTTACGAGGGCTGGGAGGGCGGCTCTTTCCCCTGTATCCGGGTGAAGAAGAACCACAACTCTTTACCCAG GATAtcggtgcgtgtgcgtggaggCGGGGCTCAGGACCCAGCAGCAGGTCTGGGTGGGGTGAACTTGGGCCTCATCAAGGACCTTGGGGCCGCCTTCTTTGAAAGTCATTGTGAATTCGGCGATAAAAGCAGCTCTCCGTTCTCCTCCAACCGCACCATGTTTGAAACTGAGGAG ATGGTGATTCCTGCCGACCCAGAGGAGATGAATCAGTTCCAGGCGCAGTGTGTTTCTCAGTGTCAGTGTGCTGTGGACATCAGCCTGCCACTGGCCTACATCCTCCTGCCCAGCAAGCAAGCCTTCCAAAGCATCTATAACAG GATCAATAACGATCTGTTGATGTGggagccccctcccccctcggcCAACAGCTCCAACCACAGCCGCCTTTCCCACGACAAGTTTCAGCTGTGCAAGTCGGCCTTTAGACTGG ACTCTGATTCAGAAGAGGAAGAGTCCCCGTTCTACTTGGCCAATGACTCAGCCGGAAGGACTCACCAGTCGGCTTCCAACCACAACCTcagcctcctctccctcactgtGCTCATCAACAAAGGTCGCATCCGAGCcagaacagacaggaag GAGGACCAGAGTCATGGGGAAATTGTGCTTGACCTAGAAGGGGGGAAGATATTCAGCGTTGCACAGCACCGCAACGATCCCAATCTTAATTTCCTGTGCCTGGAGAGCAAACAAGTGGAGCTCTACCATCGAG CTGTGGTGAAATACAGCCCCATCCCACAGCGACTAGAGATGCCCGACTTCACTCCCCCAAAGCACCTGGACCCCACCATCTACCCAACTGAAGTGGGCGTGAGCTGTGTGGGCGGCAGGGAGGGGGAGCTACAGATGTTGTCCACAGCTATCAAAATCACACTGGACCCACAAAGGAGTGTTAAG GAGTTCTTGGTTGCCCTTCAACTTCAAGGCGCCACGATGCGACATTACATGACGCAGACCAGCCAAAGCTGGCATGAGCAG TTGGTCGACTTCCTGGATGTCATTGATGATCCCATTCTGGGATACACCGCCCCTGCTGTCATCACCGTCCTCCACACACACCTCGCTACCTGTGCGGTCGATTACAG ACCTTTGTATTTGCCACTGAGAGTGTTGTTCACAGCAGAGTCCTTCTCTCTGTCCAGTAATATCATTGTAGACACCGCCACCTTCCATCTCCG GTTCATCCTGGATGACTCGGCTCTCTACCTCTCTGATAAATGTGAGACTGACTCTGTGGACCTGAGGAAAG ACTATGTGTGTGTTCTGGACATTGACTTACTGGAACTCGCGATCACCACTTGGAAAGGCAGCAATATGGGCAAGCTG TCTCAGCCTCTCTTCGAGCTCCGTTGCTCCAACAACGTTGTCCACGTCCATACTTGTGCTGACTCCTGTGCTGCCCTGGTCAATATGCTGCAGTACCTGGTCTCCCAGGGTGACCTGCACCCGCCACCGAGACACACCTCGCCTACAGAAATCGCTGGCCAGAAGTTACCA ATGTCAGAAAGCCCTGCGTCTGTGCTGCCCTGCCCTCCGGCCGAGACCGCCGAGATCAACCAGTATGACCTGGCGGATGCTTTAATCGACACAGAGAAGAGCCACGGAGAAGAGAGTGTCGATCCAG ATTCGCCTTCCAGGCCGAGAGGCTCGCCCGTCTCCGTCTACCTGTTCCCCGGCGAAGCCTCGAAGCGCAAGCCCTCTCTGCTGCTGGGCGAGGACTCGGAGCTCGACGGGCTGGTCACGACAGCAATGGAGGCCCAGGCAGACACGATGTCGAATGAAGGCTCCGAGGGCTCCACTGACAACGACGACTTTTGCATCTTGGAGGCACCTGGCATGGGAATTCCT CCCAAGGATGGGGAACCTGTGGTGACGGTGCTGACCCAGGGGCCCATCAGGGTGAAGGACAGTCACTTCTCCAGGCCACGGGGGAGTTCAGACCTGCTGCGAGCCCCCAGCTGCTTCCCGGTGCCGCAGAGCAGGGTGGTGCTGCGAGAGATCTCTGTGGTCTGGCATCTCTATGGAGGCAAAGACTTTGGCAGCAGACCCATGTCTATTCATGCCCATACAAatag AGGCCGTTCACGCCCCGCTGGTGTCCGTGCGTCACCGTCTCGCTCGGCCCCTTCCTCGCGTCCCCAGAATTCCTGGCGCTGGGCTGGAGGCAGCGGACGCCAGCACGCACTGCTAATGGAAATCCAGCTCACCAAA GTGTCCTTCCAGCATGAGTCCTACCCTGTGGCAGTGGCGGGGCAGGATGGGGAGGGGTCGGCGGCCACTGGGGTTGGGTCGGGACCCGTTATTGAGCAGCCCCTCTCCAGGCAGGTGTTTATCGTCCAGGAGCTCGAGGTTCGAGACCGACTGGCCTcctcacaaataaataaattcctcTACCTCTACACCAGCGAGAGCATGCCCCGCCGAGCCCACTCCAACATG TTGACCATGAAGGCCCTGCAGGTTTGTCCAGAGTCGGGCCTCGGCGGTCCAGAGTGCTGCCTGCGGGTCAGCCTGCTACCGCTACGGCTTAACATCGACCAG GATGCACTATTTTTCTTGAAGGACTTTTTCAGTAATCTAGCTTCCTTTGTTAATCCGTATCTTCCTGTGGAATCTGCAACTGAAG TGAAGGCAGAGCCGTGCCAAAAGGCGTCTGAGGAAGCCGAGTCAGCTGCTGGTCTGGGACCCGACCTCACAGCCTCTGTGGAAACTACGTACAGTGAGCagagctcctcctctgcttgctccacctcctcttctgaGCAGCCAATCTACTTCCG ggaGTTTCGTTTCACCTCTGAAGTGCCTATCTGGCTGGACTACCATGGCAAACACGTCGTGATCGAACAG GGAACATTTGCGGGAATTCTGATCGGTCTGGCCCAGTTAAACTGTTCCGAGTTGAAGCTGAAgaggctctgctgcagacacgg TCTCCTCGGTGTGGACAAAGTGATCCAGTACGCCATCACGGAGTGGTTGACAGATATCAGGAAGAATCAGCTGCCAGGCCTTCTGGGAGGTGTTGGCCCCATGCACTCTGTCGTCCAGCTAT TCCATGGAGTGAGGGATCTGTTCTGGTTGCCTATCGAACAGTACAGGAAGGATGGGCGCATTATTCGAGGTCTCCAGCGGGGGGCAGCATCCTTCGGCACCTCCACAGCGTCAGCGGCTCTGGAGCTCAGCAACAGGCTTGTGCAGGCCATACAG GCCACGGCAGAGACGGTGTACGACATCCTGTCTCCAACTCCCCCCTTGACCCGCCTGGCCATCGCTGAAGGCCGGGCCCCTTCCAGCCGGCCTCGCAGAGCCGCTCAGCCTGCAGACCTCCGAGAAGGAGTAGCAAAGGCCTACGACACGGTCAGAGAG GGAGTGATCGACACAGCGCAGACCTTGTGTGATGTAGCATCCCGTGGCCACGAACAGAAGGGTCTACCTGGTGCTGTGGGTGGCGTTCTGCGGCAGATCCCCCCCACTGTGGTCCGGCCTTTAATAGTGGCCTCTGAAGCCACCTCAAATCTACTTGGCGGCATGCGGAACCAGATCAAGCCAGACGCCCGGAAGGAGGATTTCCTGAAGTGGCGCATTGAGGATAGCCAAGAGTga